From the Fibrobacter succinogenes genome, one window contains:
- a CDS encoding ribonuclease domain-containing protein yields MAAYLCKFDKLPSNYVGKNEGQQLYETKTGKTFEKWNFNPWTTIGVMIGGDKFNNYASNANNYHATLPEGSYHEADIEYSAKNRGTKRLVYQSDCIIYYTADHYETFSKLEIR; encoded by the coding sequence GTGGCGGCATACTTGTGCAAATTCGACAAGTTGCCAAGCAATTACGTAGGCAAAAACGAAGGCCAACAGCTTTACGAAACCAAGACAGGCAAGACTTTTGAAAAGTGGAATTTCAACCCGTGGACAACAATCGGCGTGATGATTGGCGGCGACAAATTCAACAATTACGCTTCAAACGCAAACAATTATCATGCGACATTGCCAGAAGGCTCATACCATGAAGCCGATATCGAATACTCCGCCAAGAACCGCGGCACCAAGCGTCTCGTTTACCAAAGCGATTGTATTATTTACTATACCGCAGACCATTACGAAACTTTTAGCAAGCTAGAAATTCGTTAA
- a CDS encoding acyltransferase, which yields MGFAILWIMLFHLRVPTDLAVIDFIRSVGYGGVDIFLFLSGFGLYFSMSRKNFEIKKYYRSRFFRIVPEYWVVIGIVFLAQMDFSARAFYLLVCKATTLGYWIGYRDESWFISCILFLYAIYPIYFKLFKKYGIKASFHFIGAGFSLMLIYALTCILYYNNKNYGGFIILTYARIPIFFIGAIFGHWAKDGCRIELSKKLKIAGLTAAFIASIILILFQTYFFYALQTCSLAYIPYIIITPVLCILLAIFFDKYKTIDKIFTVFGLMSLELYLCHIFIYKLFFDFIDFLDKDSSNILTMLISFFAAYILYIVNKKVLTRRTNIRIRP from the coding sequence ATGGGCTTTGCCATATTATGGATTATGCTGTTTCATTTGCGCGTTCCTACAGATTTGGCCGTCATTGATTTTATCAGGTCTGTCGGTTATGGCGGCGTGGATATCTTTTTGTTTCTGTCAGGATTTGGTTTGTATTTTTCCATGTCCCGAAAAAATTTTGAGATAAAAAAATATTATCGAAGTCGCTTTTTCCGTATCGTTCCAGAATATTGGGTTGTGATTGGCATTGTCTTTTTAGCGCAAATGGATTTTAGCGCTAGAGCCTTTTACTTATTGGTATGCAAAGCGACAACACTAGGCTATTGGATTGGGTATCGTGACGAATCTTGGTTTATTTCTTGCATTTTATTTTTGTACGCCATATACCCTATTTACTTTAAACTATTCAAAAAATACGGAATTAAGGCATCCTTCCATTTTATCGGTGCGGGTTTTTCCTTAATGTTAATCTACGCCTTAACTTGTATCCTTTACTACAACAACAAGAACTACGGCGGGTTCATTATATTAACATACGCAAGAATTCCGATATTTTTCATAGGCGCTATTTTTGGTCATTGGGCAAAAGACGGATGCAGAATCGAACTCAGCAAAAAACTAAAAATAGCGGGTTTGACAGCCGCGTTTATCGCATCAATTATTTTAATTTTATTTCAAACCTATTTTTTCTACGCATTGCAAACTTGCTCCCTCGCTTATATTCCTTACATCATCATAACTCCCGTTCTGTGCATACTTCTTGCGATATTTTTTGACAAATACAAAACAATTGATAAAATATTTACCGTCTTTGGGCTAATGTCATTAGAATTGTATTTGTGCCACATATTTATATACAAATTATTCTTTGATTTTATAGACTTTCTCGACAAGGATTCTTCGAATATTCTCACCATGCTCATTTCATTTTTCGCCGCATACATATTGTATATCGTCAACAAAAAAGTCTTGACAAGAAGAACCAATATAAGAATAAGGCCTTAA
- a CDS encoding very short patch repair endonuclease, translated as MKRRRKKRSPMSRSQMMQAVHSEDTKPEILVRRALFKAGFRYKLHRRDLPGSPDLFILKYGVVVFVNGCFWHQHGCKFTSRPKSNPEFWNTKFDNNVVRDIKTNWELSLQGFRVATVWECSIKYDFERTIERLKAFIVSDEETIEI; from the coding sequence ATGAAACGCCGGCGCAAGAAACGTTCTCCGATGAGCCGCTCGCAGATGATGCAGGCGGTTCATTCCGAAGATACAAAGCCGGAAATATTGGTGCGTCGGGCGCTTTTCAAGGCTGGTTTTCGCTACAAGTTGCATCGCCGTGATTTGCCGGGTTCGCCGGATTTGTTTATCCTCAAATATGGCGTGGTGGTGTTTGTGAACGGTTGCTTTTGGCATCAGCATGGCTGCAAATTTACGAGCCGCCCCAAGAGCAATCCTGAATTTTGGAATACAAAATTTGACAATAATGTTGTACGCGATATCAAGACGAACTGGGAACTTTCGTTACAAGGCTTTCGCGTGGCGACCGTTTGGGAATGTTCTATCAAGTACGATTTCGAACGCACTATCGAACGGCTTAAAGCGTTTATTGTTAGCGACGAAGAAACGATTGAGATTTAG
- a CDS encoding TIGR03905 family TSCPD domain-containing protein, whose product MDEIFKTKGTCATTIQFTRDGDKIRNIRFTGGCNGNLKAIAKLCEGMTAEDIAAKLLGNTCGGKPTSCADQLAKAVLGREP is encoded by the coding sequence ATGGACGAAATTTTCAAAACTAAAGGCACATGCGCTACGACGATTCAATTTACGCGCGATGGCGACAAAATCCGCAATATTCGTTTTACGGGTGGCTGCAACGGAAACCTCAAGGCCATTGCAAAACTTTGCGAAGGCATGACCGCCGAAGATATTGCTGCTAAATTGCTCGGTAACACATGCGGTGGCAAGCCGACATCTTGCGCGGATCAGCTTGCTAAAGCGGTTCTCGGTCGCGAACCGTAA
- a CDS encoding bile acid:sodium symporter family protein has product MRFLEKISEFVGKWMAVVVLVIAALSLFIPKSTLWIELSWVNYLLMVVMFGMGLTLKLTDFALVFARPKEITIGCAAQFIVMPALAFLLSKIFGLDAALMAGVVLVGTCPGGTSSNVITYLSKGDVALSVGMTSVNTLLAPVLTPAITYLLLRTTVNVDVVAMFLSIVKVVIVPIALGFVINKFFGKWTARAVKVLPLVSVIAIAMIVAAVVSHNAAKILSTGAIVFAVVILHNLLGYGCGFGLGKLLKFSTSKMKALSIEIGMQNSGLATSLAATAFSGLAMATVPGAIFSVWHNISGAILANVYRRWGK; this is encoded by the coding sequence ATGCGCTTTCTTGAAAAGATTAGTGAATTCGTTGGCAAGTGGATGGCTGTTGTCGTGCTCGTGATTGCAGCGCTTTCGCTGTTCATCCCGAAATCGACGCTTTGGATTGAACTCTCGTGGGTGAATTACCTACTGATGGTTGTGATGTTTGGCATGGGCCTTACGCTAAAGTTGACCGACTTTGCACTTGTATTTGCGCGCCCTAAGGAAATTACGATTGGATGCGCGGCGCAGTTCATCGTGATGCCGGCGCTCGCATTTTTGCTTTCCAAAATTTTCGGGCTCGACGCCGCATTGATGGCGGGTGTGGTTCTCGTGGGCACGTGCCCGGGAGGTACTTCGAGTAACGTTATCACTTACCTTTCGAAAGGCGATGTGGCGCTTTCTGTCGGCATGACTAGCGTGAATACATTGCTCGCGCCAGTGCTGACGCCAGCGATTACCTACCTGCTCTTGCGCACCACCGTGAACGTGGATGTGGTGGCGATGTTCCTTTCCATCGTGAAGGTTGTCATCGTGCCGATTGCGCTTGGGTTCGTTATCAATAAGTTCTTTGGCAAATGGACAGCCCGCGCCGTCAAAGTTCTGCCGCTCGTTTCCGTGATTGCGATTGCGATGATTGTGGCCGCTGTCGTCTCACACAATGCCGCAAAGATTCTTTCCACGGGCGCTATCGTGTTCGCTGTGGTGATTCTCCACAACCTGCTCGGTTACGGCTGCGGATTCGGCCTCGGAAAGTTGCTGAAATTTTCGACATCCAAGATGAAAGCTCTTTCCATCGAAATTGGCATGCAAAATTCCGGGCTCGCCACAAGCCTTGCTGCAACAGCGTTCTCGGGCCTTGCTATGGCGACCGTGCCCGGCGCCATCTTCTCCGTATGGCATAATATTTCCGGCGCAATTCTTGCGAACGTTTACCGCCGTTGGGGCAAGTAG